The proteins below are encoded in one region of Malaclemys terrapin pileata isolate rMalTer1 chromosome 20, rMalTer1.hap1, whole genome shotgun sequence:
- the LOC128826485 gene encoding sulfotransferase 2B1-like, with product MADPGPRSLLYEGIMLPALVHSTESLRYAQLGFQVRDSDVFSVTYPKSGTTWMQELLTLIHSDGDPQLARSVPSWERVPWLEQTTAAGFLENRPCPRLISSHLPCGLFPTSFHGSNAKVIYTVRNPKDVCVSLYYYSKMASFLEFQEDFGEFVELFSAGKVLFGSWFQHVKGWLGLRDRLNFLLLTYEEMHQDLRGSVERICQFLGKPLDARALDGVVENASFQAMKQNKMCNYSLVPENIMDQRISPFLRKGVPGDWKGHFTVAQSQAFDRLYREQMQDVGVRFPWDEA from the exons atggcagACCCCGGCCCGCGCTCGCTGCTATACGAGGGGATCATGCTTCCGGCCCTGGTGCACAGCACGGAGAGCCTGCGGTACGCCCAGCTCGGCTTCCAGGTGCGAGACAGCGACGTCTTCAGTGTCACCTACCCCAAATCGG gcaccACCTGGATGCAGGAGCTGCTGACCCTCATCCACAGCGATGGGGACCCCCAGCTGGCGCGGTCGGTGCCCTCCTGGGAGCGGGTGCCGTGGCTGGAGCAGACCACGGCAGCCGGGTTCCTGGAGAACCGGCCCTGTCCTCGGCTCATCTCTTCCCACCTGCCCTGcggcctcttccccacctctttccacggCTCCAACGCCAAG gtGATCTATACTGTGAGGAACCCCAAGGACGTCTGCGTCTCTCTCTATTATTACTCTAAAATGGCCTCGTTCCTGGAGTTCCAGGAGGATTTTGGGGAATTTGTGGAGCTCTTCAGTGCAGGCAAAG TGCTGTTTGGCTCCTGGTTCCAGCATGTCAAGGGCTGGCTGGGCCTTAGGGACCGTCTCAACTTCCTCCTCCTGACCTACGAGGAAATGCATCAG GACCTGCGGGGCAGCGTGGAGCGGATCTGCCAGTTCCTGGGCAAGCCGCTGGACGCGCGGGCACTGGACGGGGTGGTGGAGAACGCCTCCTTCCAGGCCATGAAGCAGAACAAGATGTGCAACTACAGCCTGGTGCCGGAGAACATCATGGACCAACGGATCAGCCCCTTCCTGAGAAAAG GGGTCCCTGGCGACTGGAAGGGGCACTTCACGGTGGCGCAGAGCCAGGCGTTTGACCGGCTCTACCGGGAGCAAATGCAGGACGTGGGCGTCCGATTCCCCTGGGACGAGGCCTGA